Proteins from a genomic interval of Clostridium scatologenes:
- the xylB gene encoding xylulokinase, which yields MNFLGIDLGTSSVKIVIMNGNGQVVASNSKEYDVHYPKLGFAEQDPEDWWNAVKEGLKEIVCKVDLQYRSIDGIGLSGQMHGLVLLDNDYNVLRPAILWCDQRTQEECHYLNNEIGRDKLSSYTGNKALTGFTAPKLLWVKKHEPHIFNKIAHILLPKDYINFKLTGKIATDVSDASGTLMFDVKNRVWSQEMLKLLQIKNEFLPKVYESSEIIGEISKEVASYIGISSAAIVAAGAGDQAAGAVGTGTVKAGTLSVVLGTSGVVFASSDDYSVDEENRLHSFCHANGKWHQMGVMLSAASCLKWWVENVNKDLKESPFEKLLYEAGESKIGAGGLIFLPYLMGERTPHSDPDAKGTIIGLNITHKRDDITRSILEGVCFGLKDSLEILKSIKVPINEVRLSGGGAKSPLWRQIVADIFNVKVQIINSEEGPAYGAAILASVACGLYKTVDEACCKLIKVTETIIPIKENVEKYEKVYDIYKDLYSILKDSFKRLNKVL from the coding sequence ATGAATTTCCTAGGAATTGATTTAGGAACATCTTCAGTAAAGATAGTAATTATGAATGGAAATGGACAAGTAGTTGCTTCTAATAGCAAGGAATATGATGTGCATTATCCTAAGCTTGGCTTTGCAGAACAAGATCCTGAAGATTGGTGGAATGCTGTTAAAGAAGGATTAAAGGAGATAGTATGTAAAGTTGATCTTCAGTATAGATCTATAGATGGTATTGGGTTGAGTGGACAAATGCATGGTTTGGTGCTTTTAGATAATGATTATAATGTTTTAAGACCTGCTATATTGTGGTGTGATCAGAGAACTCAAGAGGAGTGCCATTATCTAAATAATGAAATTGGAAGAGATAAGCTTTCTTCCTATACAGGTAACAAGGCATTAACAGGATTTACAGCTCCAAAGCTATTGTGGGTTAAGAAACATGAACCTCATATATTTAATAAAATAGCACATATTCTACTTCCAAAGGATTATATAAATTTTAAATTAACTGGAAAAATTGCTACAGATGTTTCAGATGCTTCAGGTACATTGATGTTTGATGTGAAAAATAGAGTATGGTCACAGGAAATGTTAAAATTACTTCAAATAAAAAATGAATTTCTTCCTAAGGTTTATGAATCTTCAGAGATAATTGGAGAAATATCAAAAGAAGTTGCAAGTTATATAGGTATTTCATCTGCAGCTATAGTGGCAGCAGGTGCTGGAGATCAGGCGGCTGGAGCTGTAGGGACAGGAACTGTAAAGGCAGGTACGCTTTCTGTAGTACTTGGAACTTCTGGAGTAGTTTTTGCAAGCAGTGATGATTACAGTGTGGATGAGGAAAATAGATTACATTCCTTTTGTCATGCTAATGGGAAATGGCATCAAATGGGAGTAATGCTTTCAGCTGCTTCATGCCTCAAATGGTGGGTAGAAAATGTAAATAAAGATTTAAAGGAAAGTCCTTTTGAAAAGCTGCTTTATGAAGCAGGTGAATCAAAGATAGGTGCTGGTGGGTTGATATTTTTGCCATATCTTATGGGAGAGAGAACACCTCACAGTGATCCAGACGCTAAGGGAACTATAATTGGGCTTAATATTACTCATAAACGTGATGATATTACTAGATCAATATTAGAGGGCGTATGTTTTGGACTTAAGGATTCACTGGAAATTTTAAAAAGCATAAAAGTACCTATAAATGAAGTTAGATTAAGCGGCGGTGGTGCTAAAAGCCCATTATGGAGACAAATTGTTGCAGATATATTTAATGTAAAGGTTCAAATTATAAATTCTGAGGAAGGACCAGCTTATGGTGCAGCAATATTAGCATCTGTAGCATGCGGACTTTATAAAACTGTAGATGAAGCTTGTTGTAAATTAATCAAGGTTACCGAAACTATTATACCAATAAAGGAAAATGTAGAAAAATACGAAAAAGTTTATGATATATATAAAGATTTATATTCTATACTAAAAGACTCCTTTAAGAGATTAAATAAAGTTTTATAA
- the thrC gene encoding threonine synthase has translation MLYKSTRGRGKVVKASEAIIKGIAEDGGLYIPDKFPKITRPFEELGNMSYQELALYIMKKYFDDFSDDELKACIDKAYDEKFQTPQIAPLVYKSGAYFLELYHGSTLAFKDMALSVLPYLLKTAANKLGVEKEVVILTATSGDTGKAALEGFHDVDGTKIIVFYPEHGVSEIQRRQMITQEGDNTFVVGIEGNFDDAQSGVKDIFADKEFNENLNEKGYMFSSANSINIGRLVPQIVYYVYSYVNLLKNKKIKHGESINVVVPTGNFGNILAAFYAKQMGVNIGKFICASNENKVLTDFINTGIYNRKRDFSVTNSPSMDILISSNLERFLYEISDRNEELINMFMKQLKKEGKYEITKIMKENLKVLYGDFATEKETLESIRKVYETSKYVIDTHTAVAYDVYEKYKKNTGDESVTVIASTASPFKFPKSINEVLKFADEGASEFEMVQSLSKKMKLEIPKGIYGLDKKEIRHSTNCEKYEMKEVIKKFLRM, from the coding sequence ATGTTATACAAAAGCACCAGAGGAAGAGGAAAAGTTGTAAAAGCATCAGAAGCAATAATAAAAGGAATAGCCGAAGATGGTGGATTATATATACCGGATAAGTTTCCTAAGATAACCAGACCTTTTGAAGAATTAGGAAATATGAGTTATCAAGAATTAGCATTATATATTATGAAAAAATATTTTGATGATTTTAGTGATGATGAGCTTAAAGCTTGTATAGATAAAGCTTATGATGAAAAATTTCAAACTCCCCAAATAGCACCATTAGTGTACAAGTCAGGAGCATATTTTTTAGAACTTTATCATGGAAGTACGCTAGCCTTTAAAGATATGGCATTGAGTGTATTACCATATCTTTTAAAAACAGCAGCTAATAAATTAGGTGTAGAAAAGGAAGTAGTTATACTTACAGCTACATCAGGTGATACTGGAAAAGCGGCTTTAGAAGGATTTCATGATGTAGATGGAACAAAAATTATAGTGTTTTATCCAGAACATGGTGTAAGTGAAATTCAGAGAAGACAAATGATTACTCAAGAAGGTGATAACACCTTTGTTGTAGGTATAGAAGGAAATTTTGATGATGCTCAAAGTGGAGTTAAGGATATATTTGCAGATAAAGAATTTAATGAAAATTTAAATGAAAAAGGATATATGTTTTCTTCTGCAAATTCAATAAATATAGGAAGACTTGTACCTCAGATAGTTTATTATGTTTATTCCTATGTAAATTTATTGAAAAATAAAAAAATTAAACATGGGGAAAGCATAAATGTAGTTGTTCCTACAGGAAACTTTGGCAATATATTAGCAGCTTTTTATGCTAAGCAAATGGGTGTTAATATAGGAAAATTCATCTGTGCATCTAACGAAAATAAAGTCCTTACAGATTTTATAAATACAGGAATTTATAATAGAAAAAGAGATTTTTCTGTAACTAATTCTCCTTCAATGGATATTTTAATATCAAGTAACTTAGAAAGATTTTTATACGAAATAAGTGATAGAAATGAAGAACTTATAAATATGTTTATGAAACAGCTTAAAAAAGAAGGCAAGTATGAAATAACAAAGATTATGAAGGAAAATTTGAAAGTGCTTTATGGAGATTTTGCTACAGAGAAAGAAACTCTTGAATCAATTAGAAAGGTTTATGAAACATCTAAATATGTTATAGATACTCATACTGCAGTAGCTTACGATGTTTATGAAAAATATAAGAAAAATACAGGAGATGAAAGTGTTACGGTAATAGCTTCAACAGCAAGTCCATTTAAGTTTCCAAAGAGCATAAATGAAGTTTTAAAATTTGCAGATGAAGGTGCTTCCGAATTTGAAATGGTACAAAGCTTATCAAAGAAAATGAAACTTGAAATACCAAAAGGTATATATGGATTAGATAAAAAGGAAATTCGTCATAGTACAAATTGTGAAAAGTATGAAATGAAGGAAGTTATTAAAAAATTTTTAAGGATGTAG
- the thrB gene encoding homoserine kinase: MVEVRVPATSANMGPGFDCLGIAVNMYNKFIVEEIEEGLIFEGCDDKFKNEDNLIYRAMKRCFEKIGYNPKGLKIKIESEIPVSRGLGSSAACVIGGVVCANELAGRILDNQQLLDLAVEVEGHPDNINPAFCGGMTVSISEGEEVVYNKVNIKEGIKFCALIPNFTLSTEKARAVLPKNVDYKEGIYNIGRTALLISALNNGDFHLLKFACKDKLHQDYRAQLIENFYSVKEQCEKLNCLGVFLSGAGPTIMVMLKEEDNDFSKNIQKFLNNLQDRWTVKELKIENQGVIVNREAELTKCS, translated from the coding sequence ATGGTAGAAGTTAGAGTACCTGCTACAAGTGCAAATATGGGTCCTGGATTTGATTGCCTTGGAATAGCAGTTAATATGTATAATAAATTTATTGTAGAAGAAATTGAAGAAGGCCTTATTTTTGAAGGCTGTGATGATAAATTTAAAAATGAAGATAATTTAATATATAGAGCTATGAAAAGATGTTTTGAAAAAATAGGTTATAACCCTAAAGGTTTGAAGATAAAGATAGAGAGTGAAATACCTGTATCAAGAGGACTTGGAAGTAGTGCTGCTTGTGTAATAGGAGGAGTTGTTTGTGCTAATGAATTGGCAGGAAGAATTTTAGATAATCAACAGCTTTTAGATTTGGCAGTGGAAGTTGAAGGACATCCTGATAATATAAATCCAGCATTTTGTGGAGGGATGACTGTTTCTATATCTGAAGGTGAAGAAGTTGTTTATAATAAAGTAAATATAAAAGAAGGCATTAAGTTTTGCGCACTTATACCTAATTTTACATTGTCTACAGAAAAGGCAAGAGCAGTATTACCTAAAAATGTAGACTACAAAGAAGGAATTTATAATATAGGAAGAACTGCACTATTAATAAGTGCATTAAATAATGGAGATTTTCATTTGCTCAAGTTTGCGTGTAAAGACAAGTTGCATCAAGATTATAGAGCACAGTTAATAGAAAATTTTTATTCTGTAAAGGAACAATGTGAAAAGCTTAATTGTTTGGGTGTATTTTTAAGTGGGGCAGGTCCAACAATTATGGTTATGCTTAAAGAAGAGGATAATGATTTTTCTAAAAATATTCAGAAGTTTTTGAATAATCTGCAAGATAGGTGGACAGTAAAAGAACTTAAAATAGAAAATCAAGGAGTTATTGTAAATAGAGAAGCAGAATTAACTAAATGCAGTTAA
- a CDS encoding aspartate kinase, with product MSNIVVAKFGGSSLANSEQFKKVKNIVLDDDKRRYIVPSAPGKRFKKDYKITDLLYLCHAHAQNSISFEDVFKLIEDRYVTLAKELEVNVDIKKYLDEIKSKIEQGASADYTASRGEYLNGLILASYLGYEFVDAAEVICFKKHKTLDLEATEIAFKERMANVKKAVIPGFYGAMPDGSIKTFTRGGSDVTGAVIARCSQAELYENWTDVSGFLMADPNIVEDAKPIEVITYKELRELSYMGAKVLHEESIFPIRDVCIPINIRNTNRPQDKGTLIVDDNKPINYSGTITGIAGKKGFTVIAVQKMLMNSEQGFCRKLLSILEGNGVSFENMPSGIDSVSLVIEEEQLGDKLDNILEEIKRQCNPDAIDVHPNMALIATVGKGMDRTKGISSKVFSGLAKGDVNIRMINQGSSEINITVGVENDDFEKGLRSIYRAFVN from the coding sequence ATGAGTAATATAGTTGTAGCTAAATTTGGGGGAAGTTCACTTGCAAATAGTGAGCAATTTAAAAAAGTAAAAAATATAGTTTTAGATGATGATAAAAGAAGATATATTGTACCTTCGGCACCAGGAAAGAGATTTAAAAAAGATTATAAAATAACAGATCTCTTATATTTGTGCCATGCACATGCACAAAATAGTATATCCTTTGAAGATGTTTTTAAGCTTATAGAAGATAGATATGTTACTTTGGCAAAGGAATTAGAAGTTAATGTAGATATAAAAAAATATTTAGATGAAATAAAAAGCAAAATAGAACAAGGAGCTTCAGCGGATTATACAGCAAGTAGAGGGGAATATTTAAATGGATTGATTTTAGCATCTTATCTTGGGTATGAATTTGTAGATGCAGCAGAAGTTATATGTTTTAAGAAGCACAAAACTTTGGACTTAGAAGCTACAGAAATAGCATTTAAAGAAAGAATGGCAAATGTCAAAAAAGCAGTTATACCAGGATTTTATGGTGCTATGCCAGATGGAAGTATAAAAACTTTTACAAGGGGAGGATCTGATGTAACAGGAGCTGTAATTGCAAGATGTTCACAAGCTGAGCTTTATGAAAATTGGACAGATGTTTCAGGCTTTTTAATGGCAGATCCCAATATAGTTGAAGATGCTAAACCAATAGAAGTTATAACTTATAAAGAACTTAGAGAACTTTCTTATATGGGAGCAAAAGTACTTCATGAAGAAAGCATATTTCCAATTAGGGATGTATGTATACCTATAAATATAAGAAATACTAATAGACCGCAGGATAAAGGAACTTTAATTGTAGATGATAATAAACCAATAAACTATAGTGGAACTATTACAGGTATAGCAGGTAAAAAAGGATTTACAGTTATAGCTGTACAAAAAATGCTTATGAATTCAGAACAAGGTTTTTGTAGAAAACTTCTTTCTATATTAGAAGGTAATGGGGTATCTTTTGAAAATATGCCATCTGGTATAGATTCGGTTTCATTAGTAATAGAGGAAGAGCAGCTTGGAGATAAATTGGATAATATATTGGAAGAAATAAAAAGACAATGTAATCCAGACGCTATAGATGTTCATCCTAATATGGCACTTATAGCCACTGTGGGTAAAGGCATGGATAGAACGAAGGGAATATCATCAAAGGTATTTAGTGGTCTTGCTAAAGGTGATGTAAACATTAGAATGATAAACCAAGGATCTAGTGAAATAAACATTACTGTAGGTGTTGAAAATGATGATTTTGAAAAAGGTCTTAGATCTATATATAGAGCTTTTGTAAATTAG
- a CDS encoding homoserine dehydrogenase has protein sequence MEKVRIALLGLGNVGKGVWNILKNNRETIIKRAGYDIEIAKILVRDTGKNRGVDVPGEILTTDADEIFNDDSIKIVVEVIGGLEPAKQYILNAIKNKKHVVTANKLLIATNGEQIFEEAHKMGVIVNFEASVAGGIPVINSINESLTANKIEEVVGIINGTTNYILTKMTLEGMDFESALKEAQQKGYAEADPTSDVEGFDAVYKLAILTTLAFETKVNVDNVYVEGITKIRPKDIEYAKELGYVIKLLAIVKDVNGKLEVRVHPTMIPAIHTLANVNDSFNAILIKGNAVGDLMLCGRGAGELPTGSAVVGDIISVLRNDREGVNTEDIQYTNREIASSAEIKSQYYLRITVKDMPGVLGKIATILGKNEVSILSFIQKPKKEDFVSLVLVTHETIEGNVNKSLEEIKSLEIVDKIKNVIRIEELD, from the coding sequence ATGGAAAAGGTTAGAATTGCGTTACTAGGTTTGGGAAATGTTGGAAAAGGTGTTTGGAATATATTAAAGAACAATAGGGAAACTATAATAAAAAGAGCAGGTTATGATATAGAAATTGCAAAAATACTTGTAAGAGATACAGGAAAAAATAGAGGAGTAGATGTACCTGGTGAAATTCTAACCACTGATGCAGATGAAATATTTAATGATGACAGTATAAAAATTGTAGTAGAAGTTATAGGTGGATTAGAACCTGCTAAGCAATATATATTAAATGCTATAAAAAATAAAAAACATGTAGTGACTGCGAATAAATTGCTTATTGCAACTAATGGAGAACAAATTTTTGAAGAAGCACACAAAATGGGGGTTATTGTAAACTTTGAAGCTAGTGTAGCGGGTGGAATTCCTGTAATAAACAGCATAAATGAAAGCTTAACAGCTAATAAAATAGAAGAGGTTGTTGGGATAATAAATGGAACTACAAATTATATACTAACTAAAATGACTTTAGAGGGTATGGACTTTGAAAGTGCTCTTAAAGAGGCACAGCAAAAAGGCTATGCAGAAGCAGATCCAACTTCTGATGTAGAGGGCTTTGATGCAGTTTATAAATTAGCTATTTTAACTACTTTGGCCTTTGAGACAAAGGTAAATGTAGATAATGTATATGTAGAAGGTATAACTAAGATAAGGCCTAAGGATATAGAATATGCTAAAGAATTAGGATATGTTATAAAGCTTTTAGCTATAGTTAAAGATGTAAATGGAAAATTGGAAGTTAGAGTACATCCAACAATGATTCCTGCAATTCATACTTTAGCTAATGTTAATGATTCATTTAATGCAATTCTTATTAAGGGAAATGCAGTGGGAGATTTGATGCTTTGTGGAAGAGGCGCTGGAGAACTTCCAACAGGAAGCGCTGTAGTTGGTGATATCATATCTGTTTTAAGAAATGACAGAGAAGGAGTAAATACTGAGGATATACAATATACTAATAGGGAAATAGCTAGTTCAGCAGAAATTAAATCTCAGTACTATTTGAGAATTACAGTAAAAGATATGCCAGGAGTTCTAGGAAAGATAGCTACTATACTTGGAAAAAATGAAGTGAGTATTTTATCATTTATACAAAAGCCTAAAAAAGAAGATTTTGTATCATTAGTTCTTGTTACTCATGAAACTATAGAAGGAAATGTTAATAAATCCCTAGAGGAAATAAAGAGCTTGGAGATAGTTGATAAAATCAAGAATGTGATTAGGATTGAAGAATTAGATTAA
- the ilvA gene encoding threonine ammonia-lyase has product MKESLVANKECLTLGDVKEARERIKDICVNTKLIYSSEFSRESRNEVYIKPENLQITGAFKLRGALNKVGKLTEEQKKRGLIASSAGNHAQGVAYAANKLGIQATIVMPETTPLIKVQATKNYGANVVLKGKVYDEAYEEAKRLEKENGYTFVHPFNDVDVAAGQGTIALEIMEELEDVDVILVPIGGGGLISGISVAAKAINPNVKVIGVQGEKANPMQISFNTGKLTFADKIDTIADGAAVKQPGDVTFEIVKKYVDDIVTVSDHELMEAVFILLEKHKLVAEATGVMSLAALKRLDFKGKKVVSLISGGNIDVVTIASMLNHGLLSRGRIFCFSVKLQDTPGQLVKISKILADKGANVIELDHNQFKAIDRLRHVVLEVTVETNGHEHIEEIVKALNEEGYNVDRVY; this is encoded by the coding sequence ATGAAAGAAAGTTTAGTAGCAAATAAGGAATGTTTAACATTAGGTGATGTAAAAGAGGCTAGAGAAAGAATAAAGGATATATGTGTAAATACAAAATTGATATACAGTTCTGAGTTTAGCCGCGAAAGTAGAAATGAAGTTTATATAAAGCCAGAAAATCTTCAGATTACTGGAGCTTTTAAATTAAGAGGGGCATTAAATAAGGTAGGTAAGTTAACTGAGGAACAGAAAAAAAGAGGGCTTATAGCATCATCTGCTGGAAACCACGCACAGGGAGTTGCATATGCTGCAAATAAGCTTGGAATTCAGGCAACAATAGTTATGCCAGAAACTACTCCACTAATAAAGGTACAAGCTACTAAGAATTATGGAGCAAATGTTGTTTTAAAGGGAAAAGTTTATGATGAAGCTTATGAAGAAGCTAAGAGATTAGAAAAAGAAAATGGATACACCTTTGTTCACCCTTTTAATGATGTGGATGTAGCAGCAGGACAAGGAACAATTGCGCTTGAAATTATGGAAGAATTAGAAGATGTAGATGTTATATTAGTACCAATTGGCGGAGGTGGATTAATAAGTGGTATATCTGTGGCTGCAAAGGCTATTAATCCTAATGTTAAGGTAATAGGTGTTCAAGGGGAAAAAGCAAATCCTATGCAGATATCCTTTAATACTGGAAAATTAACTTTTGCAGATAAAATAGATACAATTGCAGATGGAGCAGCAGTAAAGCAACCAGGAGATGTTACATTTGAAATCGTAAAAAAATATGTAGATGATATTGTTACAGTAAGTGATCACGAACTTATGGAAGCAGTATTTATTCTTCTAGAAAAACACAAGCTTGTAGCAGAAGCAACAGGAGTAATGTCATTGGCCGCTTTAAAGAGATTAGATTTTAAGGGCAAAAAAGTAGTTTCTTTAATAAGTGGAGGAAACATAGATGTAGTAACAATAGCGTCAATGCTTAACCATGGATTGCTTTCAAGAGGAAGAATATTCTGTTTTTCAGTTAAGCTTCAAGATACACCAGGACAATTAGTTAAGATATCTAAGATTTTAGCAGATAAAGGAGCTAATGTAATAGAATTAGATCATAATCAATTTAAGGCTATTGACAGATTGAGACATGTAGTTTTAGAAGTAACAGTAGAAACAAATGGGCATGAGCATATTGAAGAAATAGTTAAGGCTTTAAATGAAGAAGGATATAATGTAGATAGGGTATATTAA
- a CDS encoding exodeoxyribonuclease III, with the protein MKLISWNVNGIRACVTKGFLDYFKETQADIFSIQECKLQEGQIKLDLDGYHQYWNYAEKKGYSGTAIFTKKKPLSFKYGIGIDEHDKEGRVITLEFDDFYMVTVYTPNSKEQLARLEYRMKWEDDFRCYLKSLEKNKPVIMCGDLNVAHKEIDLKNPKTNRKNAGFTDEEREKFTELLKNGFIDTYRYFNPDKQGVYSWWSYRFNARKNNAGWRIDYFCVSDCLKERLISVDIHTQVLGSDHCPVELVISDV; encoded by the coding sequence TTGAAATTAATATCATGGAATGTAAATGGAATTAGAGCATGTGTCACTAAGGGCTTCTTAGATTATTTTAAAGAGACACAAGCAGATATATTTTCTATTCAAGAATGTAAATTGCAGGAAGGTCAAATAAAATTGGATCTAGATGGATACCATCAGTATTGGAATTATGCTGAAAAAAAAGGATATTCAGGTACAGCTATATTTACAAAAAAGAAACCTTTGAGTTTTAAATATGGAATTGGTATAGATGAACATGATAAAGAGGGAAGAGTTATTACTTTAGAATTTGATGATTTTTATATGGTAACAGTCTATACACCAAATTCTAAAGAACAGTTAGCTAGGTTAGAATATAGGATGAAATGGGAAGATGATTTTAGATGCTATCTTAAGTCTTTAGAGAAAAATAAACCTGTAATTATGTGTGGAGATTTAAATGTAGCTCATAAGGAAATAGATCTTAAAAATCCTAAAACAAATAGAAAAAATGCTGGATTTACAGATGAAGAAAGAGAAAAGTTTACTGAACTTTTAAAAAATGGATTTATTGATACTTATAGATATTTTAATCCAGATAAACAAGGAGTATATTCTTGGTGGTCTTATAGATTTAATGCCAGAAAAAATAATGCTGGTTGGCGCATAGACTATTTTTGTGTTTCAGATTGTTTAAAAGAGAGGCTTATTAGTGTAGATATTCACACACAAGTTTTAGGATCAGATCATTGTCCTGTAGAACTTGTTATTTCAGATGTGTAA
- a CDS encoding multicopper oxidase family protein, with translation MDTLLPSNIIPKFQNQLLIPPIYKPTIIIDPNTGKVLSHNYVITIRQFSQQVLPKKFPQTIVWGYSGNVIDSLSGSTINNFYSSPGPTFQAERNIPINVQWINAIKTPNLLPVDPTLCWADPNGLGMVSPQSVPPFPPGLPKAQMPVPIVTHIHGGENSSVFDGHPDAWFTAGEKKVGSAFITSVYNYPNKQPPATLWYHDHAMGITRLNVLMGLAGFYIVRDPKNELDYSECILPNKKYDIPIVIQDRSFNKDGSFNFPTKGINPDIHPYWMPEFFGDTIMVNGRVWPNLNVEKRQYRFRLLNGSNARFYKLKFSNNMPFMQIASDGGYLAHAVKLSSLILAPGERAEILVDFSNEHSKTKIILQNYANAPYPMGDAPDPNTTGQIMQFTIINSHSKTPNKLPKTLNKITKLKVDSKKRILVLFEVQGPNGPKEVLLNGQNWSAPVSELPRIGSTEEWQFVNLTQDAHPMHLHLIQFQVYNRQAFKVEEYTNDWIALNGNPPLNHPTKRLSVKPYLIGNPINPDPNEEGWKDTVRANPGEVTRIKVRFAPQDIDPKLTSPGKNFYSFNPEIGPGYVWHCHILDHEDNEMMRPYKIIL, from the coding sequence ATGGACACTTTACTTCCTTCAAATATAATTCCTAAATTTCAAAATCAATTATTAATACCACCTATTTATAAGCCTACTATAATTATAGATCCTAATACCGGAAAAGTATTAAGTCATAATTATGTAATTACTATAAGACAATTCAGCCAACAAGTTTTACCTAAAAAATTTCCACAAACTATCGTGTGGGGATATAGTGGAAATGTCATAGATTCTTTATCTGGTTCAACTATCAATAATTTTTATAGTTCACCTGGTCCTACTTTTCAAGCTGAACGCAATATTCCAATTAACGTTCAGTGGATTAATGCTATTAAAACACCGAATTTATTACCAGTAGATCCAACTTTATGCTGGGCAGATCCTAATGGATTAGGAATGGTATCACCTCAGTCAGTTCCACCATTTCCACCAGGATTACCAAAAGCACAAATGCCTGTACCAATAGTTACTCACATCCATGGAGGTGAAAACAGTTCTGTTTTTGATGGACACCCTGATGCCTGGTTTACTGCTGGCGAAAAAAAAGTAGGTTCTGCATTTATAACTTCGGTTTATAATTATCCGAACAAACAGCCTCCAGCTACACTGTGGTATCACGATCATGCTATGGGCATAACGAGACTCAACGTATTAATGGGGCTTGCTGGTTTCTATATTGTAAGAGATCCTAAAAATGAATTAGATTATAGCGAATGTATACTACCAAACAAAAAATATGATATACCAATTGTAATTCAAGATAGATCTTTTAATAAAGATGGATCTTTTAATTTTCCTACAAAAGGTATAAACCCAGATATACATCCATATTGGATGCCAGAATTTTTTGGAGATACTATCATGGTAAACGGACGCGTATGGCCAAATTTAAATGTAGAAAAACGTCAATACCGCTTTAGATTATTAAATGGCTCCAACGCAAGATTTTATAAATTGAAATTTTCTAACAATATGCCATTTATGCAAATTGCTAGTGATGGAGGATATTTAGCTCATGCTGTAAAACTTAGCTCACTAATTTTAGCTCCTGGTGAAAGAGCTGAAATTCTTGTAGACTTTTCCAATGAACATTCTAAAACCAAAATAATTCTTCAAAATTATGCAAATGCACCTTACCCAATGGGAGATGCACCAGATCCTAATACTACTGGACAAATTATGCAATTTACTATAATAAATTCTCATTCTAAAACTCCTAATAAATTACCTAAAACTCTAAATAAAATTACTAAATTAAAAGTAGATTCTAAAAAAAGGATCTTAGTATTATTTGAAGTCCAAGGACCAAATGGTCCCAAAGAAGTTTTGCTAAATGGTCAAAATTGGTCCGCACCTGTTTCTGAATTACCAAGAATAGGTTCAACAGAAGAATGGCAATTTGTTAACCTTACTCAAGATGCTCACCCTATGCACCTGCATTTGATACAATTTCAAGTTTATAACCGTCAAGCCTTTAAAGTTGAAGAATACACAAATGACTGGATTGCTCTTAATGGAAATCCTCCATTAAATCATCCTACAAAACGTTTATCTGTAAAACCATACCTTATAGGCAATCCCATCAATCCAGATCCTAACGAAGAAGGTTGGAAAGATACTGTTAGAGCAAATCCAGGAGAAGTTACAAGAATAAAAGTTCGTTTTGCTCCACAAGATATAGATCCTAAATTAACTTCTCCAGGAAAAAACTTTTATTCTTTTAATCCTGAAATAGGTCCAGGTTATGTATGGCATTGCCATATACTTGATCATGAAGATAACGAAATGATGAGACCTTACAAAATAATTTTATAA